From Ignavibacteria bacterium, one genomic window encodes:
- a CDS encoding outer membrane beta-barrel protein: MMRFTTLVFLLFLAASANSEAQSARSYLPISLTYLAPGGHLADTFGIKPGLGFNLGYQFALDRNWRVGAKGTWMWSPMSENENGDFSEYSATYYQILATVTWRAIKHGWTPYVTVEGGLGFLTLDVMVGNVPVAIDGASAVRGSAGGLVGVLIPLSDKLDVDVAGRYNYAFSENGYSVAGASVGVVYQLTQ; encoded by the coding sequence ATGATGCGATTCACTACACTCGTTTTCCTGCTCTTCTTAGCAGCTTCCGCCAACTCAGAAGCACAGTCGGCCAGGAGTTATCTGCCGATCTCGCTTACATACCTTGCCCCGGGCGGACATCTGGCCGATACGTTCGGTATAAAGCCGGGACTTGGGTTCAATCTGGGATATCAATTCGCCCTCGACCGTAACTGGAGGGTTGGAGCAAAGGGAACCTGGATGTGGTCGCCCATGAGCGAAAATGAGAACGGCGACTTCTCCGAATACTCCGCTACGTACTACCAGATCCTCGCAACTGTCACTTGGCGCGCTATCAAGCACGGCTGGACGCCGTATGTCACGGTTGAAGGGGGCTTAGGGTTCCTCACCCTAGACGTGATGGTGGGCAATGTGCCGGTGGCCATTGATGGTGCAAGCGCCGTCCGTGGATCCGCGGGCGGACTTGTTGGGGTTCTGATCCCTCTTTCGGATAAGCTCGACGTAGATGTGGCCGGGAGATACAACTATGCGTTCAGCGAGAATGGTTACTCCGTTGCCGGTGCGAGTGTGGGAGTGGTGTATCAGCTGACTCAGTGA
- a CDS encoding DUF4239 domain-containing protein, with amino-acid sequence MTLILIIALCFLAATITTLIHVLIHRRVKGALLQPHNEVTAAVYATFGVLYAVILGLLVSHGQTRRDLVAESSVREAAMLVDVAQAARTFSPDISDSLRMACLRYTEHVATQEWNVDLEHNRLKTHHHHFGRIWEIVRSIEPVGPRQESVYLSMLDILGAMSEERYQRISATGDHMSPFLKIVLLIGAGVTVVFLWFFGMLDRRIHLMYTWLVSLMLALVLVLIFALDNPMQLGVGVKPDAYLRAAEDLRSLPTD; translated from the coding sequence GTGACCCTTATCCTCATCATAGCACTCTGCTTTCTGGCGGCAACGATCACAACATTGATCCACGTCCTCATTCATCGTAGAGTGAAGGGGGCTTTGCTGCAACCACACAACGAAGTGACGGCTGCAGTCTATGCAACGTTCGGTGTGTTGTATGCAGTGATCTTGGGGCTTTTAGTCAGCCATGGCCAAACACGACGCGATCTGGTGGCTGAGTCTTCTGTACGTGAAGCGGCTATGCTGGTTGATGTTGCTCAAGCCGCTCGAACCTTTAGCCCTGACATTTCAGATTCACTTCGGATGGCTTGCCTGCGTTACACTGAACATGTGGCCACGCAGGAATGGAATGTTGACCTTGAACATAACCGACTCAAAACACATCACCATCACTTTGGTCGTATCTGGGAAATCGTACGATCGATCGAACCCGTTGGACCACGTCAAGAATCCGTCTACCTGTCGATGCTCGACATCCTCGGTGCAATGTCGGAAGAGCGGTATCAACGTATCTCGGCTACCGGCGACCATATGAGCCCCTTTCTCAAGATCGTGCTTCTTATTGGGGCCGGAGTAACAGTGGTGTTTCTGTGGTTCTTCGGTATGCTCGACCGGAGGATCCACTTGATGTATACATGGCTCGTATCATTGATGCTGGCTCTTGTACTGGTGCTGATCTTTGCGCTTGACAACCCAATGCAATTGGGTGTTGGGGTGAAACCCGATGCCTACCTCAGGGCGGCCGAAGACCTACGGTCACTTCCAACGGACTAA
- a CDS encoding type II toxin-antitoxin system VapC family toxin has product MQNILLDTHALLWFDQEPERFSPRVKKALCRKSATIFVSPVSLYELQRKLEIGKLPQAARLLENIDRRMVDYDFRFLPITARHAIVAARLDWDHRDPFDRLLVAQATEENCTIVSADQRFSQAGIHVMW; this is encoded by the coding sequence ATGCAGAACATTCTGCTGGATACGCACGCACTCTTGTGGTTCGATCAGGAACCGGAACGATTCTCACCAAGGGTCAAGAAGGCACTTTGTAGGAAGTCGGCTACGATCTTTGTTTCACCTGTTAGCCTCTATGAGCTACAGCGAAAACTCGAGATCGGTAAACTGCCTCAAGCTGCGAGGCTGCTCGAGAACATTGACCGTCGAATGGTCGACTATGACTTTCGATTCTTACCTATCACTGCACGGCACGCGATTGTTGCTGCCCGACTCGACTGGGATCATCGAGACCCATTCGATCGCCTTCTCGTTGCCCAAGCCACGGAAGAGAACTGTACTATCGTTTCCGCTGATCAACGTTTCAGTCAGGCCGGAATACACGTCATGTGGTGA
- the ruvA gene encoding Holliday junction branch migration protein RuvA — MIAQLTGLVAQKHGMDIVIDCHGVGYAVSVPLSTADNVPAIGQNVTLLTIMVVREDAMLLFGFSTAAERDAFKLLTSIQGIGGRIALGILSSSSLSDLRKALVNGNLAALQRLPGIGKKTAERLVVELREKFIGVVPDGQSSAPSDLSLSADVAISALQALGYARPAAEKAVKAALASNPDAASSPEKLIRLSLQLAH, encoded by the coding sequence ATGATCGCTCAGCTCACGGGCCTGGTGGCTCAAAAACATGGAATGGACATCGTGATAGACTGTCACGGTGTTGGGTATGCTGTGAGCGTTCCGTTGTCCACTGCAGACAATGTGCCTGCGATCGGTCAAAACGTGACATTGCTCACCATCATGGTAGTGCGCGAGGATGCAATGTTGCTCTTTGGATTCAGCACCGCCGCCGAGCGTGATGCGTTCAAACTCCTCACATCCATTCAAGGAATAGGGGGCAGGATAGCGCTCGGTATCCTTTCTTCATCGTCGCTCTCCGACCTACGCAAGGCACTCGTCAACGGAAACCTTGCTGCCTTGCAGCGTCTACCGGGTATCGGGAAGAAGACCGCAGAACGTCTCGTAGTTGAACTCAGGGAAAAATTCATCGGCGTGGTACCGGATGGCCAATCGTCGGCACCTTCCGATCTGTCACTTTCTGCCGATGTTGCGATCAGTGCACTACAAGCCCTCGGCTACGCTCGCCCCGCCGCCGAAAAAGCCGTCAAAGCTGCCCTCGCCTCAAATCCGGATGCCGCCTCTTCCCCTGAAAAACTCATTCGTCTCTCCCTCCAATTAGCACATTAG
- a CDS encoding AAA family ATPase, translating to MNFNKLTLKAQEAVQNAQQIGADNENQAIEPVHVLVAMLQDSDGVVVPVLTKVGVNAEFIRQKSDDLVRALPKVQGFGGTHLSNDTQRVLQDAFKEASGLSDEYISTEHLLLAMIASKNSAGQLLKDQGLTRDAVLKVLKELRGNRRITDQNPEDKYQSLQKYARNLNEEARKGKIDPVIGREEEIRRVLQVLSRRTKNNPVLIGEPGVGKTAIVEGLAQRIVSQDVPETLQSKTIYSLDMGALIAGTQFRGQFEERLKAVVKEVSESNGEFILFIDELHTLVGAGATGGAMDAANILKPALARGDLRAIGATTLDEFQKHIEKDPALEHRFQKVYVAEPTVDDAISILRGLKERYEVHHGVRITDGAIVAAAQLSHRYITDRFLPDKAIDLVDEAASKLRIEIDSMPEELDSLERRIRQLEIERQALLREIA from the coding sequence GTGAACTTCAATAAGCTTACCCTCAAGGCCCAAGAGGCCGTTCAAAACGCCCAGCAGATCGGGGCAGACAACGAGAACCAGGCTATCGAACCCGTCCATGTTCTGGTCGCAATGCTTCAGGACTCTGATGGCGTGGTAGTGCCCGTTCTCACAAAGGTCGGTGTCAACGCCGAGTTCATCCGTCAGAAGTCCGATGATCTTGTCCGTGCGTTGCCAAAGGTTCAAGGTTTTGGTGGCACCCATCTTTCGAACGACACCCAACGCGTGTTGCAGGATGCCTTCAAAGAGGCTTCCGGTTTGAGCGATGAGTACATTTCAACAGAACATCTCTTGTTGGCGATGATCGCCTCGAAGAACTCCGCCGGACAATTGCTCAAGGACCAAGGACTCACTCGAGACGCAGTGTTAAAGGTGTTGAAGGAGCTACGCGGAAATCGTCGCATCACCGATCAGAATCCCGAAGACAAATATCAATCGCTGCAGAAGTATGCACGGAACCTAAACGAAGAGGCTCGTAAGGGCAAGATCGATCCAGTGATCGGACGTGAAGAAGAGATCCGGCGTGTGCTTCAGGTGCTCTCGCGCCGGACCAAGAATAATCCAGTCCTCATCGGCGAGCCCGGTGTTGGCAAGACCGCCATCGTTGAAGGGCTTGCCCAGCGGATCGTTTCTCAGGATGTGCCCGAGACGCTGCAGTCAAAGACCATCTATTCTCTCGACATGGGTGCGCTCATTGCCGGAACACAATTCCGCGGTCAGTTTGAGGAACGTCTCAAGGCCGTGGTCAAAGAAGTCAGCGAGTCGAATGGCGAGTTCATCCTCTTCATCGACGAACTTCACACCCTTGTGGGCGCAGGTGCCACAGGGGGCGCTATGGACGCTGCAAATATTCTCAAGCCTGCTCTTGCGCGCGGAGACCTGCGTGCCATCGGCGCTACAACGCTTGATGAGTTTCAGAAACACATCGAAAAGGACCCGGCACTTGAACATCGGTTCCAAAAGGTCTACGTTGCCGAACCCACGGTTGATGATGCCATCAGCATTCTCCGAGGTCTCAAGGAGCGCTATGAGGTCCACCACGGCGTGCGTATCACTGACGGCGCAATCGTAGCAGCCGCTCAACTCTCCCACCGCTACATTACCGACCGATTCCTGCCGGATAAGGCAATCGACCTCGTTGATGAGGCCGCATCAAAGCTTCGGATCGAGATCGATTCTATGCCGGAGGAACTGGACTCACTTGAGCGCAGGATCCGCCAGCTCGAGATCGAGCGACAAGCACTTCTGAGAGAGATAGCCTAA
- a CDS encoding NADH-quinone oxidoreductase subunit I, which yields MANITSNTESQRLTFWERIYLPEIAKGLGLTFKQMFKPSFTRQYPEERWIPEGSYRGRPVLVLEEDGERCVACGLCSRVCPALAIEVRAAETDKDKERYPEKFEINMLRCIYCGFCEEVCPEEAIVMSKDYELVFSSQEEGIFGKDKLLVAVAQLQERLEFLRQWR from the coding sequence ATGGCAAACATCACCTCAAATACTGAATCACAGCGACTGACCTTCTGGGAACGCATCTACCTGCCCGAGATCGCTAAGGGGCTTGGGTTGACGTTCAAGCAGATGTTCAAGCCATCGTTCACACGTCAGTACCCTGAAGAACGCTGGATCCCCGAAGGTTCGTATCGCGGCCGTCCCGTCCTCGTTCTTGAAGAAGATGGCGAACGCTGTGTTGCATGCGGTCTTTGTTCACGCGTCTGCCCGGCATTGGCCATTGAGGTCCGCGCCGCGGAGACGGACAAGGACAAGGAACGTTATCCGGAGAAGTTCGAGATCAACATGCTTCGCTGCATCTATTGCGGCTTCTGCGAAGAAGTATGTCCGGAAGAAGCCATTGTCATGAGCAAGGACTACGAACTCGTGTTCAGCTCCCAAGAAGAAGGCATCTTCGGCAAGGACAAACTCCTCGTGGCGGTAGCACAACTGCAGGAACGGCTTGAGTTCTTACGCCAATGGCGTTAA
- a CDS encoding molybdopterin-dependent oxidoreductase, which translates to MPQIIIDGRIIEASPGQTIIEAALENGITIPHFCWHPALTVAGNCRMCLVNVGSHKKDTDGSLMYGDDGAPVVNWIPKMQIACSTPVADGMIVDTSSEKAETAQNSVMEFLLINHPLDCPICDEAGQCKLQEYAFTHSKGQSRFSEEKVHKEKRIEFGPNVMFDGERCISCSRCIRFADEVAKQPVLTFVQRGDKVTIRTFPGTTFDSQYSMNVIDICPVGALTSIDFRFKARVWEMSFTDSVCPGCARGCNIKIGVMNNEVLRTEPRTNMHVNTYWMCDHGRLAAPGLVNDNRLSGPKVRRQGVLVDATWDEAINAASAALKDLKASQVAVIGSAHASNEDNYVLGRLAHDVLKTTTIDYVKHNDHSFGDDILRVNDVSPNAIGAHSVGIAPKGDGHGIDSMADRIRRGDVKALIVMNEDLASHSPALAEAAASVETLIVLASHNSVTAKQANILLPTATWAEADGTFTNMMHRVQRFQPAVVTTENQRTMGLKMSRWDKFGAPNDRWSNGERRDCKPAWNIVKQIAAALGTNWSYTSGSDVFADITKHVSPFAGMSYELLDAHQGLVLGKASNPEPVGVVYESHVMKPQ; encoded by the coding sequence ATGCCCCAGATCATCATCGATGGACGCATCATAGAGGCCTCGCCTGGTCAAACGATCATTGAGGCGGCTCTCGAGAACGGCATCACCATACCGCACTTCTGCTGGCACCCCGCACTGACGGTGGCCGGCAATTGCAGGATGTGCCTTGTGAATGTAGGTTCCCATAAGAAGGACACCGACGGATCGCTGATGTATGGCGACGACGGCGCTCCGGTTGTGAACTGGATCCCCAAGATGCAGATCGCTTGCTCCACGCCCGTGGCGGATGGGATGATCGTAGACACCTCAAGTGAGAAGGCCGAAACGGCTCAGAATTCTGTGATGGAATTCCTCCTCATCAACCATCCTCTCGACTGTCCTATCTGCGATGAAGCCGGACAGTGTAAGCTCCAGGAGTATGCCTTTACGCATTCGAAGGGGCAGAGCAGGTTCAGCGAAGAAAAGGTTCACAAAGAAAAGCGCATAGAGTTTGGTCCGAACGTGATGTTCGACGGAGAACGCTGTATCTCGTGTTCACGCTGCATTCGATTTGCCGATGAAGTAGCAAAGCAACCGGTGCTCACATTTGTGCAGCGTGGAGACAAGGTCACGATCCGCACATTCCCGGGAACAACATTCGACAGTCAATATTCGATGAACGTCATCGATATCTGTCCGGTTGGCGCGCTCACAAGCATCGACTTCCGCTTCAAGGCTCGTGTGTGGGAGATGTCTTTCACAGACTCTGTGTGTCCGGGCTGCGCTCGTGGTTGTAACATCAAGATCGGTGTGATGAATAACGAGGTTCTGCGAACGGAACCACGCACCAACATGCATGTGAATACCTACTGGATGTGTGACCATGGCAGGCTTGCAGCTCCGGGTCTTGTGAACGACAACCGCTTGAGCGGGCCAAAGGTCCGCCGTCAAGGCGTTCTTGTCGACGCCACATGGGACGAAGCGATCAATGCGGCTTCGGCTGCTCTGAAAGATCTCAAGGCTTCGCAAGTGGCTGTCATCGGCTCCGCTCATGCCTCAAACGAAGACAACTATGTGTTGGGTCGTCTTGCGCACGATGTCCTCAAAACAACAACGATCGATTACGTAAAGCACAACGACCACTCCTTTGGCGATGACATCCTTCGAGTGAATGACGTAAGCCCGAATGCGATCGGCGCTCACAGTGTTGGCATCGCACCAAAGGGAGACGGACATGGGATCGATTCCATGGCTGATCGTATCCGTCGTGGTGACGTGAAGGCACTCATCGTGATGAACGAGGATCTGGCGTCGCATTCACCAGCTCTTGCTGAAGCGGCAGCATCGGTGGAAACGCTCATCGTTCTCGCATCGCATAATTCCGTGACTGCTAAGCAAGCCAACATCCTGCTTCCAACAGCAACATGGGCAGAGGCCGACGGTACGTTCACGAACATGATGCACCGCGTGCAGCGCTTCCAACCAGCAGTTGTTACAACAGAGAATCAGCGGACGATGGGCCTCAAGATGAGCCGGTGGGATAAGTTCGGTGCTCCAAATGATCGTTGGTCCAATGGCGAACGTCGCGACTGCAAGCCAGCGTGGAACATCGTTAAGCAGATCGCCGCAGCACTCGGAACCAATTGGTCGTATACGTCCGGTTCGGATGTCTTTGCAGACATCACAAAACACGTAAGCCCCTTTGCAGGGATGTCCTATGAACTTCTCGATGCTCATCAAGGTCTCGTCCTTGGGAAGGCCTCGAATCCAGAGCCAGTTGGCGTTGTTTACGAATCACATGTGATGAAACCGCAATAA
- a CDS encoding type II toxin-antitoxin system prevent-host-death family antitoxin, giving the protein MMVNMHKAKSTLSQLVEAALAGEEVIISRRGKPAVQIVPLDDRSDENLRPMGLGVVAGDTPAGANSTTYSVADEFADEHDPNDPLNW; this is encoded by the coding sequence ATCATGGTCAACATGCATAAGGCAAAGTCGACACTCTCTCAGCTGGTAGAGGCCGCGCTGGCCGGAGAAGAGGTCATCATTTCACGCCGAGGGAAGCCAGCGGTTCAGATAGTCCCTCTAGATGATCGATCAGATGAGAATCTTCGACCGATGGGCCTCGGGGTGGTTGCAGGAGATACTCCTGCGGGCGCTAATAGCACTACGTACTCAGTAGCTGATGAATTCGCTGATGAACACGATCCCAACGATCCGTTGAACTGGTAA
- the nuoH gene encoding NADH-quinone oxidoreductase subunit NuoH: protein MSLIQLIIIVIQATILLTLMLVCAAYMVLAERKIAAWIQNRVGPNRVGPWGLFQSFADVIKLNLKEDIVPAAADYKFHALAPVIAIGVAITVYAIIPFSAPLVEIDGIQYGLSMAPNMNIGILAMLAMTSVGVYGIALAGWSSNNKYSLMGGLRSAAQMISYELSMGLAIIGVVLIAGSLNLVEIIQAQTNGIWYVFLQPVGFILFFITALAETNRAPFDLPEAEPELVGGYHTEYSGMKFGLLYLAEYANILASSAIMAALFLGGWDAIPFLDDSAILGLAPNSIPLVLLGHIAFLTKALALVFVFIWVRWSLPRFRYDQLMNLGWKVLLPISLVNVILTGLGVLFFD from the coding sequence ATGTCCCTAATACAACTCATCATCATCGTTATTCAGGCCACGATCCTGCTCACCCTTATGTTGGTGTGTGCGGCATATATGGTTCTGGCAGAACGAAAGATCGCAGCCTGGATCCAGAATCGCGTTGGACCGAACCGTGTTGGTCCGTGGGGTTTGTTCCAGTCTTTTGCAGACGTGATCAAGCTGAATCTGAAGGAAGACATCGTTCCTGCAGCAGCTGATTACAAATTCCACGCATTAGCACCGGTGATCGCCATTGGTGTTGCCATTACGGTCTATGCGATCATTCCATTTAGCGCTCCGCTAGTTGAGATCGATGGTATTCAGTACGGTCTCTCAATGGCACCGAACATGAACATCGGTATCCTTGCGATGCTGGCCATGACGTCTGTTGGCGTCTACGGGATCGCATTGGCAGGGTGGAGCTCGAATAACAAGTACTCGCTCATGGGCGGCCTCCGCTCTGCAGCACAGATGATCAGCTACGAACTCTCGATGGGACTTGCCATCATCGGTGTAGTGTTGATCGCCGGATCATTGAATCTTGTGGAGATCATTCAGGCGCAGACCAACGGGATCTGGTATGTCTTCCTCCAGCCCGTGGGTTTCATCCTGTTCTTCATCACGGCACTTGCTGAAACCAATCGTGCACCGTTTGACCTTCCTGAGGCAGAGCCGGAGCTTGTTGGCGGTTATCACACAGAATATTCCGGCATGAAATTCGGACTGTTGTACCTGGCTGAGTACGCAAATATCTTGGCCTCAAGTGCGATCATGGCAGCATTGTTCTTGGGCGGATGGGATGCGATCCCATTCCTCGATGATAGCGCCATCCTTGGTCTTGCGCCGAATTCCATTCCGCTTGTTCTCCTCGGACACATTGCGTTCTTAACCAAGGCCCTTGCCCTCGTCTTTGTCTTCATTTGGGTTCGTTGGTCGCTCCCACGCTTCCGTTACGACCAGCTGATGAACCTCGGGTGGAAGGTTCTCCTTCCGATCTCTCTAGTCAACGTCATCCTCACAGGACTTGGCGTCCTCTTCTTCGATTAA